ACGACGTGAACTACCTGCTGATCTGCGATAACCTGCTGGACTTCTCGCATCTGCCGTTTGTCCATCCGACCACGCTGGGTGGTCCCGAGGACTACGCAAAAGTACAGCCTAAGGTTGAACGGATAGAAGGCGGCGTTCGCATCACGCGGTGGACCTTGAATACGGATGCGCCTCCGTTCGCCGCTGCCGTCAAGGACTGGCCGGGCAAGGTGGATCGCTGGAATATCTACGACTTCACCATTCCCGCGATTCTGCGCATGGATTCGGGCATGGCGCCGGTCGGCACGGGCGCGCAGGATGGTGCGCGCGTCGACGCAGCCGAATTCCGTGGCTGTCAGGCGCTCACCCCGGAAACAGAGCACTCCACGCACTACTTCTTCGGACATCCCCATAACTTCGCGGTCGATCAGCCCGAGGTCACGCGTGCGATCCATCAGGCGGTGGTCGATGCATTCGACGAAGACCGCGACATCATCACCGCGCAACAGAAGAATCTCGTGCTGGATCCCAGTTTCAAAATGATGCCGTTCGGCATTGACGCTGCGCTCACGCAATTCCGCTGGGCCGTGGATCAACGGCTCCAGGACGAAAAGAAGCAGACGTCGCCCGTGACGCAGGGAGCCTGACATGTTCCAGGTGAAAGTCACGCGACTGAAGCGCGAGGCGGACGGCATACTAGGCATCGAATTGCAGGCCTTGGACGGCGCGGCTCTCGCGCCGTTCGAGCCTGGTGCGCATATCGACGTCCATTTGGCCGACGGTCTCACGCGACAGTATTCGCTCTGCAACGACGCGTCAGAAACGGACCGTTACCGCCTGGGTGTCGGGCTTTCCGCCACTTCGCGCGGCGGTTCGCGGTACCTGCACACGTCGCTGCGCGAAGGCGATCTGCTCGAGATCAGCGCGCCTCGCACATTGTTCGGCCTGTCACGCGAGGCGGCATCGCACCGCTTCATCGCGGGTGGTATCGGCATCACGCCGATTCTTAGCATGATCCGTTGGTGTGACCGTCATGCAGTACCGTGGCAGTTGCACTATTGCGTGCGGTCGCGAACGTGTGCGGCCTACCTCGAGGAATTGGAGGCTTTCGGAGGCAGTGTTCACGTACACGCCAACGACGAATCAGATAGCGGTGTGCCCGATATTCACGTGTTGATGGGCGACGTCAAACCCGGCGAACACGTCTATTGTTGTGGACCTGGCGGCCTGATGGATGCCGTGTCGCATCACGGCCAGCGGTGCGGAATACCGCGCGACAATCTGCATTTCGAGCGATTTACCGTGTCACCGGCACAGATCGCCGACAGTACCGGCAGGGCATTCACGGTCGTGCTTGCCAGGCTCGGGAAGCGCTGCGAGGTGAAAGCCGACGAGTCGATATTGGAGAGTCTCGAACGTCATGGCGTCTGCCCTCCGTTTTCTTGCAGGGAAGGACTGTGCCGCAGTTGCGAGGTCGAGGTGCTGGCAGGGGAAGTCGAACACCACGACTACGTGCTGAGCGAAGAGGAGCAGACCTCGGGTAGATCGCTAATGATTTGTGTGTCTCGCGCGAAATCCGATGAACTTGTGATCGACATTTAGTGCTCGCCATCTGAATCGAAACGCTGAACGTTGCAGCCACTCGAAAATCTCTCGCGGCACACGACTTTCTGGTCGCGATGCGATGCGGGGCACCGCATCGCAGCGCACCGACTCGCCTTCGGCACCTGGCTGCCGGCGATACAACAGGAAGGGCCCATGCCATAAGTCCCTTGTCTTCGTTTAGCCCATCCGTTGGATATCGCGCCTTGAGGGTGCCCCCTAGACTGGTCTCGTCCCGGGTGGTCCGGGGTGCATTGGGTCGCATGTCGCCCAATGCTTCACGTATGTCGACTGAGGCCCATACCATGTCAGAAATCCGACTCTTCGCATCGCACAACGACTACTACAGCTCGCAAACCGAGGCGGGCGACCGCAAGATTCTTCGCCGCTATGGCTGGTGCGTGGCGGCCAGCGTGCTGTGGACGAAAAACGCGCTCGACCCTGCTGTCGCACCCAAGGACTCCAATCCGGACAAGCTGCGCACAGGCATCTTGCAAGTGAAGTATCGCTGGAACGTGGGAAC
This genomic stretch from Paraburkholderia caffeinilytica harbors:
- a CDS encoding PDR/VanB family oxidoreductase, which codes for MFQVKVTRLKREADGILGIELQALDGAALAPFEPGAHIDVHLADGLTRQYSLCNDASETDRYRLGVGLSATSRGGSRYLHTSLREGDLLEISAPRTLFGLSREAASHRFIAGGIGITPILSMIRWCDRHAVPWQLHYCVRSRTCAAYLEELEAFGGSVHVHANDESDSGVPDIHVLMGDVKPGEHVYCCGPGGLMDAVSHHGQRCGIPRDNLHFERFTVSPAQIADSTGRAFTVVLARLGKRCEVKADESILESLERHGVCPPFSCREGLCRSCEVEVLAGEVEHHDYVLSEEEQTSGRSLMICVSRAKSDELVIDI
- a CDS encoding aromatic ring-hydroxylating dioxygenase subunit alpha, which gives rise to MFIRNTWYVAAWSQEVEDKALFARTITGIPVLLFREEGGSVVALEDRCCHRGAPLSVGRREGDCVRCLYHGLKFDRDGTCVEAPAQQRIPPQAKVRSFPVVERHRWIWIWMGDPSLADPDAIPDTHWLDDPQWRSLPGYIHYDVNYLLICDNLLDFSHLPFVHPTTLGGPEDYAKVQPKVERIEGGVRITRWTLNTDAPPFAAAVKDWPGKVDRWNIYDFTIPAILRMDSGMAPVGTGAQDGARVDAAEFRGCQALTPETEHSTHYFFGHPHNFAVDQPEVTRAIHQAVVDAFDEDRDIITAQQKNLVLDPSFKMMPFGIDAALTQFRWAVDQRLQDEKKQTSPVTQGA